Below is a genomic region from Prolixibacteraceae bacterium.
TCCTGTTTTTATTTAATGTGAGGATATTTTGAGTGTGTATTCTTGTGAAATTGAGCAAGTTAATGTGGTGGTTTGTTGTAGTGTCGTAAGTGTAATATAAGACGCATGTTATGATGAGAAGATTAGCTTTATTACTATTGGTTTGTTTCCAATTTCCTTTATTGGGACAACAACAGATGATTCCATTAGATCGAACTATTTTACCTATCAAGAGTCCATATCATAAGCATATAACGGTGCAGGATGCTCGTAATGCGAAACGTCCAGATGCTTTTAATGTGAATGCTCCCGAAGGGGCACCGAATGTGGTTATCATTATGATTGATGATGCTGGTTTTGGAACAGCTTCCCCCTTTGGTGGTGTGGTGCCGACACCTGAGATGGATAAATTTGCATCGAATGCATTATTGTATAATCAGTTTCATACCACTTCGCTTTGTTCTCCATCAAGACAAGCTTTGAAGACGGGAAGAAATCATCATACCTGTAATCAAGGGGCTATTACAGAGATGGCAACTTCTTTTCCTGGTTATACAGGACAGTTGCCAAATAACGTAAGTTCTATTGCAACGATTCTTAATTATAATGGATATAGTACTGCTGCTTTTGGAAAGTGGCATGAATTGGCTGTATGGGAAACTTCGGTTTCTGGTCCATATGACCGTTGGCCTAATAGGCAAGGGTTTGATGAGTTTTATGGTTTTATTGGAGGGGAGACCAATCAATGGAGTCCTGCATTACATCATAATTTTAATCAGGTTGATCCTCCCAATGAGCCTGGTTATCACTTGATGAATGATATGACCAATCAAGCAATTAAATGGGTGAAGAAGCAATATGCTATTACTCCTAGTAAACCATATTTTATCTATTTTACTCCAGGTGCTGTTCATGCTCCACACCACGTACCACAATCCTATATCGATAAACAAAAAGGACGATTTGATAAGGGATGGGATGCGATTAGAGAAGAGATTTTTGAAAATCAGAAGCGATTAGGAGTTATTCCTCAGAATACTGTAATGCCACCCAAACCAAAGGATATTAAAGATTGGGGTGCTCTTTCTGATAAAGAGAAGAAGTTGTTTGCTCGTCAAGCAGAGGTCTTTGCTGCTTTTTTAGATATGGCAGATCATGAAATAGGGCGATTGATTGATAATTTACCCAATCCCGATAATACATTGATCTTTTATTTGACTGGAGATAATGGAACCAGTGCGGAAGGTGGAATGAATGGTCTGTATAACGAGTTTATCTTTTTCAATAATCAACAGAAAATGAATACGGTTGATTTTATGATGAGATACTATGACCAATGGGGTAGTCCATCTACATATCCTCATATGGCGGCTGGTTGGGCTGTAGCTTTTGATGCTCCGTTTAAATGGACAAAGCAGATTGCTTCTGATTACGGCGGAACGAGAAATGGGTTGATGATAAGATGGCCAAAAAAGATGCAGCCAAAGCATGAATTGCGTTCCCAATGGCATCATATCGTAGATATAGCTCCAACGATACTTGAGGCTTGTAACTTACCTGAACCGACAACTGTGAATGGTATTCCTCAAATACCAATGGCAGGAACAAGTATGATATATTCATTTAAAGATAGAGATGCAGATAGTAGACGCACGATCCAATATTTTGAGATGATGGGTAATCGTGGCCTCTATTATGATGGCTGGATGGCCGGAACTGTACATTCTGTGCCATGGGCAGCAAAGCCTGAAAATTCTTTTGAAGAGGATAAGTGGTTCTTGTATCATGTTGAAGAGGACTTTGCTATGGCAAAGGATTTATCTACCCAATATCCTGAAAGATTAGAAAGGATGAAGGAGCTGTTTGCCAATGAAGCGGTGAGATATAATGTCTATCCTCTAGATGATCGAAAAGTGGAGCGACTCAATCCTGCTATTGCTGGTCGTCCTTCTCTTATGTTAGGGCGTAAGTCCTTAACTCTAGGAGATGGAATGACAGGTATTTCAGGAAATAATTTTTTAAATATAAAGAATCGCTCTCATGAGATTATTGCCGAGATTGAAACAAATAAAGCTGCCAATGGTGTTATTTTACAGCAGGCTGGTCGTTTTGGTGGATGGGCTTTCTATACGCTTAAAGGGAAATTGGCCTATACCTATAATTTCTTGGGGGTGAAGGATTTTACCGTAGTATCGAAAAAGAAAATTCCGAAAGGTAAGGTTGAGGTGAAGATGGAGTTTAAATATAATGGCCCAGGTTATGGCAAAAGTGGTGTTGCAACCATTTATATCAATGGAAAGAAGGTAGGAAGTGTGAAGGTTGATGAGACTCAAGGTATTGCTTTTTCTGGAGATGAGTCTGTGAATGTAGGCTGTGATAAAGAGACGATGGTTACACCAAAATATACAAGAGAGAGTAGTGTGTTTAATGGAAGGGTCAATTATGTGACTACGACATTGAAATAGAGATATAATTCATCGTCTTTGAATTGAGATTGTAGGGTGAGATTGTGGAAAACGGTCTTACTTTTTTTGTTATATAATGGAGTCGTACGTTAATGGTTTTGTTGTGTGGTTTAGTTTGATCTATCTATAAATAGTATGTGTCACTTCGTGTTGATTAAAGGTGTTTTATGTCCATTGAATGGATGCTATTGAAAGAGTCACTGTTGTGCAACATAATTAATTGGCATGGATTTTATATATATTTATTGAAGAGTTCTTGGGGGATTAGAATTAACATGAATTCGATTTTTAAGGTTATAGGATTATCGTTTAGGGGAACGAGGTCTTAGGATAACTGATTAATCAACACAAAAAGAAAATTGCAATATGGAAAGGAATTTTGATTCGTTTTATCAAGAGGTGAAAGGCTATGTCGATACTTCACGATTGTATGTTGATGAACTTAGACGATTAACTTATGGAACTGATGCCGGTTTCTATCGGTTAAACCCTCAAATAGTTGTTCGATCAAATAGTGAGGAAGAGGTTCAACAGGTTCTTCTGTCGGCTTCCAAATATGGAATGCCTGTTACTTTTAGGGCTGCAGGTACTTCTTTGGCAGGTCAATCGATTACAGATTCAGTATTAATTATTGCGGGAAAGAACTGGGAGAAGTATACTATTCATGGTCAAGGGGAACTTATCTCTGTTCAGCCTGGACTGACTGGTGCAAGAGTTAATCAGTTGCTTAAACCATATGGAC
It encodes:
- a CDS encoding arylsulfatase; its protein translation is MMRRLALLLLVCFQFPLLGQQQMIPLDRTILPIKSPYHKHITVQDARNAKRPDAFNVNAPEGAPNVVIIMIDDAGFGTASPFGGVVPTPEMDKFASNALLYNQFHTTSLCSPSRQALKTGRNHHTCNQGAITEMATSFPGYTGQLPNNVSSIATILNYNGYSTAAFGKWHELAVWETSVSGPYDRWPNRQGFDEFYGFIGGETNQWSPALHHNFNQVDPPNEPGYHLMNDMTNQAIKWVKKQYAITPSKPYFIYFTPGAVHAPHHVPQSYIDKQKGRFDKGWDAIREEIFENQKRLGVIPQNTVMPPKPKDIKDWGALSDKEKKLFARQAEVFAAFLDMADHEIGRLIDNLPNPDNTLIFYLTGDNGTSAEGGMNGLYNEFIFFNNQQKMNTVDFMMRYYDQWGSPSTYPHMAAGWAVAFDAPFKWTKQIASDYGGTRNGLMIRWPKKMQPKHELRSQWHHIVDIAPTILEACNLPEPTTVNGIPQIPMAGTSMIYSFKDRDADSRRTIQYFEMMGNRGLYYDGWMAGTVHSVPWAAKPENSFEEDKWFLYHVEEDFAMAKDLSTQYPERLERMKELFANEAVRYNVYPLDDRKVERLNPAIAGRPSLMLGRKSLTLGDGMTGISGNNFLNIKNRSHEIIAEIETNKAANGVILQQAGRFGGWAFYTLKGKLAYTYNFLGVKDFTVVSKKKIPKGKVEVKMEFKYNGPGYGKSGVATIYINGKKVGSVKVDETQGIAFSGDESVNVGCDKETMVTPKYTRESSVFNGRVNYVTTTLK